In the genome of Bradyrhizobium arachidis, one region contains:
- a CDS encoding alpha/beta hydrolase yields the protein MAMQLLRGALSLLKWGLCAIGAVALIFTALIATPLERPPELHSVSDSRKGVDMTTLPALERFQARDGTWLGYRHYAAGGSATARGAIFIHGSSGSSGTVNHALTAALATHGVETWALDTRGHGASGTRGDIGYVGQLEDDLVDFVAHVRKSAPDLPLTLIGHSAGGGFSLRIAATPIVQDLFVRTVLVAPYLGYDAPTNMPHSGGWASADIPRFLGLAALRKLGIDCCAQLPVLAFAVPANSERFLTPTYSDRLMRNFATRGYRLDLPAVTHPMTIFGGAEDEMMISGKYAETVQAIRPSVDVKLIEGVNHMGMVTNPKAVNAIAEDVATRGANQS from the coding sequence ATGGCGATGCAATTGCTGCGAGGTGCTCTGAGCCTGCTGAAATGGGGCCTGTGCGCGATCGGTGCCGTGGCGCTGATCTTCACCGCCCTGATCGCGACCCCGCTGGAGCGGCCGCCGGAGCTGCACTCGGTGTCCGACTCCCGCAAGGGCGTCGACATGACGACCCTGCCGGCGCTGGAGCGCTTCCAGGCCCGTGACGGCACCTGGCTCGGTTATCGCCATTACGCGGCGGGCGGTTCGGCCACCGCGCGCGGCGCGATCTTCATCCATGGCTCGTCCGGCTCTTCCGGCACGGTCAATCACGCCTTGACGGCGGCGCTCGCCACGCACGGCGTGGAGACCTGGGCGCTGGACACGCGCGGTCACGGTGCCTCGGGCACGCGCGGCGATATCGGCTACGTCGGCCAGCTCGAGGACGATCTCGTCGATTTTGTCGCCCATGTCCGCAAGAGCGCGCCTGATTTGCCGCTGACCCTGATCGGCCATTCCGCCGGCGGCGGCTTCTCGCTGCGCATCGCCGCCACTCCGATCGTGCAGGACCTGTTTGTCCGCACCGTGCTGGTCGCGCCCTATCTCGGCTATGACGCGCCGACCAACATGCCGCATTCCGGCGGCTGGGCCAGCGCCGACATCCCGCGCTTCCTCGGCCTCGCCGCGCTGCGCAAGCTCGGCATCGACTGCTGCGCGCAGCTCCCGGTGCTCGCCTTCGCGGTGCCTGCGAATTCGGAGCGCTTCCTCACGCCGACCTATTCCGACCGCCTGATGCGCAACTTTGCGACGCGCGGCTATCGCCTCGATCTGCCGGCCGTGACGCATCCCATGACGATCTTCGGCGGCGCTGAAGACGAGATGATGATCTCCGGCAAATATGCCGAGACCGTGCAGGCCATCAGGCCGTCCGTCGACGTCAAGCTGATCGAGGGTGTCAACCACATGGGCATGGTCACCAATCCGAAGGCGGTCAACGCGATCGCCGAGGACGTGGCGACGCGGGGAGCGAACCAGTCATGA